The nucleotide window AAAGCCTTACCGGACAGTTAATTTACCTCGACAGAGGTAAATTAGCCTCAAAGCTATATGTATTAAGGTTTTATGTATTTTCGAGCTAAACATTTGACTACATAAGGCTTTCAGCCCTTTTTAAGCCGCTTTTTTGCCTAAGTCCGGTTATCTGTTTTATCTTATCGCTTCTTGTCTAATTTTTGTATATATTCCCCTATAGCTTGTTCCATAATAGCGATCGCTTCAGGTGTATCAGGGCAAGGATATAATTAATGGAGTATGATCTGAACTATATTAGACCTATTGCATAAATAAAATTAAAATCAATTGTAGTACAGAAAGAAATTATCAATTTTTATGACTTTTGACTTACTTGGTGCAAGAATTCTATTCTATATGTAGGGTTAATGGTGGGCAGTGCCCACCCTACAATTAGATTTTCAATTGCTCTCTAACCCATTGGCGAAATGCTCTTAAAGTTTGAGTTGTTCCTCTCGTTTTACTCATCTCTAAAAATTGACTTATGCTTTCTCGGATCGGAAAATTATTAAAATTAGCACTCACATCAGACTCAATATATTTACCCTCTTGCAGTAAATAAATAGTTATCTTTCCCTGTTCATATCGCCAAACTTCGGGAACTTGTAAAGCTTCATAAATCTTCAAATTAGTTTGAGAGGTAACATCAACTTCAATCGCTAAATCTGGAGGAGGATCAACGGATAAATCAATCCGATCTTTACCAATCATTAAAGCGTAATTTTGAAGATAAAAACAATCATCTGGTTCAATTCCTGCCCCCATCTTTTCACCCTTAAACGTTGTTGACCCCAAAGATTCCCAATTTAAATTAAGTTCATCCATTAAAACTTTCAGCAAATCTCCTAAAATGACCTTAACTCGTTCATGTTCGGGTAAAGGGGTCATAATTTCTAAAGTGCCTTGATAATAACTCATGCGAGAAGAACGATGTTCACCCAACTCATTAAGAATGGCTTCAAAATCAGGCCAATTGACTCCGACTAATAAAATTTGTTGTCCTGGAGGAACTTGAATCTGTTGCAAATGAAGCCTAACCATAACGATAAAAAAAGAGATAAACTAATTGTAATGATTAAATTCGCCACAGATCAGTGATAACTCTTTCATTACAAAATCTTAAGAATTGCGCTAAGATCACCAAAGACAACGCCTTAAATCCCTCGAAGAAAAATATCAATCCTCTATGGTTAATTTGGAACTGACCAACCATCAACCAACCCTCACCCCTGTTTTAGCCTCTACGGATTCTTTTGTCAATCGGCATATTGGCCCTAACCGAGATGAAATTGAGCAAATGCTCACCCTTTTAGGACTTTCTAGCTTAGATGAATTAGTCGATAAAACCGTTCCCCCCGCCATCCGACTCGAAAGAGAACTCCGTTTACCCCAACCCCAAAGCGAATACGCCGCTTTAACTCAATTAAAATCGATCGCTTCTAAAAATAAAATTTATCGTTCTTTTATTGGCATGGGATACTATGACTGTATCACGCCACCCGTTATACAACGCAATATTTTAGAAAATCCCGGTTGGTACACTGCCTATACTCCCTATCAAGCGGAAATTGCCCAAGGCAGACTAGAAGCTTTATTAAACTTCCAAACCATGATTATAGAATTAACCGGGTTGGAAATTGCTAACGCTTCTCTCCTCGATGAAGGGACAGCCGCCGCAGAAGCTATGACCATGAGTTATGGACTCTGTAAAAATAAAAATGCCAATGCTTTCTTTGTCTCTAGTCGCTGTCATCCTCAAACGATAGAAGTGATTAAAACTCGCGCCTATCCCCTCAATATAGAAATTATTATCGCCGATCATCAAACTTTTGATTTTAATAAAACTCCTATTTTTGGCGCACTTCTTCAATATCCCGCAACCGATGGCACAATTTACGACTATCGAGAGTTTATCACCAAAGCTCACGAAGTAGGAGCATTAGTCACCGTAGCGGCGGATATTCTCAGTTTAGCATTACTTACACCCCCCGGAGAATTTGGGGCAGATATCGCCGTAGGAAGCGCCCAGAGGTTCGGTGTTCCGATGGGATATGGGGGGCCTCATGCCGCTTATTTTGCCACTAAGGACGCTTATAAACGTCAAATTCCCGGACGTATTGTCGGGGTGTCTAAAGATGCCGGAGGAAACCCGGCCTTACGGTTGGCGTTACAAACGAGAGAACAACATATCCGACGGGATAAAGCCACCAGTAATATCTGCACTGCCCAAGTCTTACTTGCCGTGATGGCTGCTATGTATGCAGTGTATCATGGTGCAGAAGGGATTAAACGCATTGCCGAACGAGTCCATCAATTAACGGTGATTTTGGCAGACGGGTTAAAACGGCTTAATTATACCATCGAGTCAGAGCCGTTTTTTGATACCTTAGCGGTAGGGGTAGGATCTCAAACGGCTAAATCTATGATTGAAGCTGCCCAAAAAGCGCAAATTAATCTCCGTTTCCTCAATGATGGGGCAGTGGGCATCAGTTTAGATGAGACGACGACTTTACAGGATATTATTCAATTATGGCAAATTTTCGCCGGCAAAGAGGAATTACCCTTTACGGTAGAAGAGATTGCCCAGTCTGCTAAGTTTGATTTTCCCTCATCTTTGCACCGTACCAGTCCATACCTTGTCGATCCGGTTTTTAATAAATATCACTCTGAAACAGAATTATTACGATACTTGCATCAATTAGAAACTAAAGATTTAGCTCTCAATACGTCGATGATCCCCCTAGGATCTTGTACTATGAAGCTCAATGCTACCGCCGAAATGATGCCTGTTACTTGGCCAGAATTCGGTAAATTACATCCGTTTGTCCCCCTTTCCCAAGCAGAAGGTTATCAAATACTGTTCCAACAATTAGAAGGGTGGTTAGCCCAAATTACCGGGTTTGATGCCATTTCTTTACAACCTAATGCCGGGTCTCAAGGGGAATATGCCGGCTTGCAAGTTATTCGCAAGTATCACGAAAGTCGTGGCGAAAGCGATCGCAATATCTGTTTAATTCCGGAGTCAGCGCATGGAACAAACCCTGCCAGTGCGGTGATGTGTGGGATGAAAGTGGTTGCCGTAAAATGTGATAAAGAGGGGAATATTGACCTCAAGGATCTTCGCGCCAAAGCCGAAAAACATAGCAAAAATCTAGCGGCGATCATGGTGACCTATCCTTCTACTCATGGAGTGTTTGAAGAAGGAATTATTGATATCTGCAATATCATCCATCAGCATGGGGGACAGGTTTACATGGATGGGGCGAATATGAACGCCCAAGTGGGGTTATGTCGTCCGGCGGAATTTGGGGCGGATGTCTGTCACCTCAATTTACATAAAACCTTCTGTATTCCTCATGGAGGTGGGGGGCCAGGTATGGGGCCAATT belongs to Gloeothece citriformis PCC 7424 and includes:
- a CDS encoding Uma2 family endonuclease, whose product is MVRLHLQQIQVPPGQQILLVGVNWPDFEAILNELGEHRSSRMSYYQGTLEIMTPLPEHERVKVILGDLLKVLMDELNLNWESLGSTTFKGEKMGAGIEPDDCFYLQNYALMIGKDRIDLSVDPPPDLAIEVDVTSQTNLKIYEALQVPEVWRYEQGKITIYLLQEGKYIESDVSANFNNFPIRESISQFLEMSKTRGTTQTLRAFRQWVREQLKI
- the gcvP gene encoding aminomethyl-transferring glycine dehydrogenase yields the protein MVNLELTNHQPTLTPVLASTDSFVNRHIGPNRDEIEQMLTLLGLSSLDELVDKTVPPAIRLERELRLPQPQSEYAALTQLKSIASKNKIYRSFIGMGYYDCITPPVIQRNILENPGWYTAYTPYQAEIAQGRLEALLNFQTMIIELTGLEIANASLLDEGTAAAEAMTMSYGLCKNKNANAFFVSSRCHPQTIEVIKTRAYPLNIEIIIADHQTFDFNKTPIFGALLQYPATDGTIYDYREFITKAHEVGALVTVAADILSLALLTPPGEFGADIAVGSAQRFGVPMGYGGPHAAYFATKDAYKRQIPGRIVGVSKDAGGNPALRLALQTREQHIRRDKATSNICTAQVLLAVMAAMYAVYHGAEGIKRIAERVHQLTVILADGLKRLNYTIESEPFFDTLAVGVGSQTAKSMIEAAQKAQINLRFLNDGAVGISLDETTTLQDIIQLWQIFAGKEELPFTVEEIAQSAKFDFPSSLHRTSPYLVDPVFNKYHSETELLRYLHQLETKDLALNTSMIPLGSCTMKLNATAEMMPVTWPEFGKLHPFVPLSQAEGYQILFQQLEGWLAQITGFDAISLQPNAGSQGEYAGLQVIRKYHESRGESDRNICLIPESAHGTNPASAVMCGMKVVAVKCDKEGNIDLKDLRAKAEKHSKNLAAIMVTYPSTHGVFEEGIIDICNIIHQHGGQVYMDGANMNAQVGLCRPAEFGADVCHLNLHKTFCIPHGGGGPGMGPIGVKSHLAPFLPDVSLIIGQLSGENEPLCDTIGAISAAPWGSASILVISWMYIAMMGAQGLTEATQVAILNANYIAKRLEPYYPVLYKGSSGLVAHECIIDLRPLKKRADIEVEDVAKRLMDFGFHAPTVSWPVIGTIMVEPTESESKEELDRFCEAMITIYEEAKAIEEGKIDPLNNPLKNAPHTAEVLICGEWDRPYSREKAAYPAPWTKQYKFWPVVGRIDNAYGDRNLVCSCEGMEAYK